One genomic segment of uncultured Desulfobacter sp. includes these proteins:
- the meaB gene encoding methylmalonyl Co-A mutase-associated GTPase MeaB, with protein sequence MMISHDPQYYVQGVLEQNRRMLAKAITLIESTLPAHRNLSRAIIDRILPFTGKAMRIGITGIPGVGKSTFIEALGMKLMQKGHHVAVLAVDPSSSRSGGSIMADKTRMEKLSVEEKAFIRPSPSGETLGGVAGKTRETMLLCEAAGFDVIIIETVGAGQSETMVASMVDFFLVLMLAGAGDELQAIKKGVLELADAIAINRADGDNVEKAQNAKKLYETVVNLICPASVSWIPPVVTCSALEMTGIDEIWEIISDHRRKLTVSGDLEIKRKKQALDWLRFLLEEELKERFYQNPNVKKLLPNIEKEVEKGATSPAIAANKLFSSLDETQGGHCCPENAT encoded by the coding sequence ATGATGATATCCCATGATCCCCAATACTATGTTCAGGGTGTGCTGGAGCAGAACCGAAGGATGCTTGCAAAGGCCATCACCTTGATTGAAAGTACGCTTCCCGCCCATCGGAATCTGTCCCGGGCCATTATTGACCGGATTCTTCCCTTTACAGGCAAGGCCATGCGTATCGGAATAACAGGCATTCCAGGTGTAGGGAAAAGCACCTTTATAGAAGCCCTCGGCATGAAGCTTATGCAAAAAGGGCATCACGTGGCTGTTCTTGCCGTGGATCCCAGCAGCTCAAGAAGCGGCGGGAGCATCATGGCGGACAAGACACGCATGGAAAAACTTTCTGTTGAGGAAAAAGCATTTATTCGACCGTCTCCTTCCGGAGAAACGTTGGGAGGTGTTGCCGGGAAAACCCGTGAAACCATGCTTCTTTGCGAAGCTGCCGGATTTGACGTAATTATTATTGAAACCGTAGGAGCAGGGCAATCTGAAACCATGGTCGCTTCCATGGTCGATTTCTTCTTGGTCCTTATGTTGGCAGGTGCAGGGGATGAACTCCAGGCGATAAAAAAAGGGGTGCTGGAGTTGGCGGATGCCATCGCCATTAACAGGGCGGATGGGGATAATGTTGAAAAAGCCCAAAACGCAAAAAAGCTCTATGAAACCGTCGTGAACCTTATCTGTCCAGCTTCTGTGAGTTGGATACCCCCTGTTGTGACCTGCAGTGCTCTTGAAATGACCGGCATTGACGAAATATGGGAAATTATTTCAGATCACCGCAGAAAGCTTACCGTTTCAGGAGACCTGGAGATCAAAAGAAAAAAACAGGCCCTTGACTGGCTGCGGTTTCTTTTGGAAGAAGAACTTAAGGAGCGATTTTATCAAAACCCCAATGTCAAAAAATTGCTGCCAAATATTGAAAAAGAGGTGGAAAAGGGGGCCACATCACCGGCAATCGCAGCAAATAAACTCTTTTCTTCTCTGGATGAGACCCAAGGGGGTCACTGTTGCCCCGAAAACGCAACATAA